One region of Turicibacter bilis genomic DNA includes:
- a CDS encoding carbohydrate ABC transporter permease yields the protein MERIKKFHKLCVSDKLFLLLSFLVLGLFLLAIIVPVLYIIFASFVDPVTLQNQGITFDFSKWTLTAYERVIDNASIWTGFKNAIIYSVLFTVISVIVTLLAAYPMSREDFKGRKIFNLIFMITMFFGGGLIPTYLLISDLGLLDSIWAIILPGAFSVWNMIIARTYYKGIPSELREAAEVDGANELVYFFKILLPVCFPIIAVLSLWQFVGMWNSYFDAMIYLNDASKQPLQLVLRSILIQNQPESGMISDIQSTAERAQLAELLKYSTIIISSLPLIVMYPFFQKYFDGEIMLGSIKG from the coding sequence ATGGAGAGGATAAAAAAATTTCATAAGCTATGTGTTAGTGATAAGTTATTTTTACTGCTATCGTTTTTGGTATTGGGGTTATTTTTATTAGCTATTATAGTACCTGTATTATATATTATCTTTGCATCATTTGTTGATCCAGTAACTTTACAAAATCAAGGAATTACTTTTGATTTCAGTAAATGGACCTTAACAGCATATGAAAGGGTAATTGATAATGCATCAATTTGGACAGGATTTAAAAATGCTATTATTTACTCAGTGTTATTTACTGTCATTTCGGTTATAGTGACGTTGCTAGCGGCTTATCCTATGTCAAGAGAAGATTTTAAAGGTAGAAAGATTTTTAATCTAATATTTATGATTACAATGTTTTTCGGGGGAGGATTAATTCCAACATATTTATTAATAAGTGATCTAGGATTATTAGATTCAATTTGGGCCATAATTTTGCCAGGGGCTTTTAGCGTATGGAATATGATTATTGCTAGAACGTATTATAAAGGTATTCCAAGTGAGTTAAGAGAAGCTGCAGAAGTAGATGGTGCTAATGAATTAGTCTATTTCTTTAAAATCTTATTACCAGTTTGTTTTCCAATTATTGCAGTATTATCATTGTGGCAATTTGTTGGAATGTGGAATAGTTATTTTGATGCAATGATTTATTTAAATGATGCATCTAAGCAACCATTACAACTTGTATTGCGCTCGATATTAATTCAAAATCAACCTGAGTCTGGAATGATTTCAGATATACAAAGTACGGCTGAAAGAGCTCAGCTAGCGGAGTTATTAAAATATTCTACAATTATTATTTCGAGTTTACCCTTAATTGTGATGTATCCATTTTTCCAAAAATATTTTGATGGAGAAATCATGTTAGGATCGATTAAAGGGTAA
- a CDS encoding extracellular solute-binding protein, with product MKCRTVMQGISLFLASSIALVGCSGNKVELRSQTDFQEVDVATLQFPLQETTTIKGMTTFPANTESNPNNRTIFKRLQEATNVEVEWTAIQSDQWGDKITLAMSDVNTLPDFVMNAGFSTSDLLRYAQQGVILPLEDYIEAYMPNLSNILNKYPEYRTMITDSEGHIWSLPWIEQLGSGKKAIQTVGNMSFINQKWLDFLNLEIPETVEEFEEILIAFRDNAEALQKEFNIDGDIIPMSCIINDGDQDPSILINGFGEGYGDPDKSRHIAVTDNLEVISTAVQEGYKEGIQWLHSLYEQGLIDAEAFTQDWSTYVSKGKSGRYGVAFSWDIANIDNLNDWVPLPVLTADVTNLTAQNGSFTSGVDVGRAVVTAAAGNPALVCAYLDQMYDPFQSPQNNWGTYGEDDEFDIFELGKNADGEEMLQHAPLGDASPVEVREAESVGGPLAILDEYYGVYVTTPADAQYRLEWIEEYFTPDMNHEYVYPVVFMDQEDTKRLANLQTDLEKLINTKKADWIKNGVTDEEWSQYLKDLDAYGLQEYLEIHQKYLDAAYE from the coding sequence ATGAAATGTAGAACAGTTATGCAGGGAATTAGTCTTTTTTTAGCGTCATCTATAGCCTTAGTCGGTTGTAGTGGGAATAAAGTAGAGTTAAGAAGTCAAACGGATTTTCAAGAGGTTGATGTAGCAACTCTGCAATTTCCTTTACAAGAAACGACGACTATCAAAGGAATGACAACGTTTCCAGCTAATACGGAATCTAATCCAAATAACCGCACAATTTTTAAAAGGTTACAGGAGGCTACTAATGTAGAGGTGGAGTGGACAGCCATTCAATCAGATCAATGGGGAGATAAAATCACATTAGCAATGTCAGATGTTAATACATTACCTGATTTTGTAATGAATGCAGGATTTTCTACAAGTGATTTATTAAGATACGCACAACAAGGAGTTATTCTTCCATTAGAAGATTATATTGAAGCGTATATGCCGAACTTGAGTAATATATTAAATAAATATCCAGAATATAGAACTATGATTACTGATTCAGAAGGACATATTTGGTCTCTACCTTGGATTGAGCAATTAGGTAGCGGGAAAAAAGCTATTCAAACAGTTGGAAATATGAGTTTTATTAATCAAAAATGGCTTGATTTCTTAAATTTAGAAATACCTGAAACGGTAGAGGAATTTGAAGAGATATTAATTGCCTTTAGAGATAATGCGGAAGCTTTACAAAAAGAATTTAATATAGATGGAGATATTATTCCAATGTCTTGTATTATTAATGATGGTGATCAAGATCCTTCAATATTAATTAATGGATTTGGGGAAGGATACGGCGATCCAGATAAAAGTAGACATATTGCAGTAACAGATAATCTAGAAGTCATTAGTACTGCTGTACAAGAGGGGTACAAAGAAGGTATTCAATGGCTACATTCTTTATATGAGCAAGGTTTAATTGATGCAGAAGCGTTTACTCAAGACTGGTCTACATATGTCTCAAAAGGGAAATCAGGACGTTATGGAGTTGCTTTTAGTTGGGATATTGCAAACATTGATAATCTTAATGATTGGGTTCCATTACCAGTTCTAACTGCTGATGTGACAAATTTAACAGCTCAAAATGGTTCATTTACTAGTGGTGTAGATGTTGGGCGTGCAGTAGTGACAGCTGCAGCTGGAAATCCAGCATTAGTATGTGCATATTTAGATCAAATGTATGATCCATTTCAATCTCCACAAAACAATTGGGGAACTTATGGTGAAGATGATGAGTTTGATATCTTTGAATTAGGGAAAAATGCAGATGGTGAAGAAATGTTACAACATGCGCCTCTAGGTGATGCATCACCTGTTGAAGTTCGTGAAGCTGAGTCTGTTGGTGGCCCATTGGCTATTCTTGATGAGTATTATGGTGTTTATGTTACTACACCAGCTGATGCACAATATCGTTTAGAGTGGATTGAAGAGTACTTTACACCAGATATGAATCATGAATATGTATATCCTGTAGTTTTTATGGATCAAGAAGATACTAAACGCTTAGCAAATCTTCAAACTGATTTGGAAAAATTAATAAATACTAAAAAAGCTGATTGGATTAAAAATGGTGTTACTGATGAAGAGTGGAGTCAGTACCTGAAAGATTTAGACGCTTATGGACTACAAGAATATTTAGAAATTCATCAAAAATATTTAGATGCAGCTTATGAATAA
- a CDS encoding IS66 family transposase, with amino-acid sequence MHDHWTPYFKYDDCTHALCNVHHLREFKGIIEFENQQWAKDMTELLLEAKTYSEETEYPLPRDKVQEFGQRYQTIIEEGYLANPLKAHEKNTDPVRLLNRLSKRQEEVLEFLYQVEVPFDNNLAERDVRMTKTKQKISGCFRTEKGAHCFARIRGFISTCQKQGLTIIESIETILRGNTIQFS; translated from the coding sequence ATCCATGATCATTGGACACCGTATTTTAAATATGATGATTGCACTCATGCTTTATGTAACGTTCATCATTTAAGAGAATTCAAAGGAATCATCGAGTTTGAGAACCAACAGTGGGCAAAGGACATGACGGAATTATTGCTTGAAGCTAAAACTTATTCAGAAGAGACTGAATATCCTTTACCACGAGATAAGGTTCAAGAATTTGGGCAGCGATATCAAACAATCATTGAAGAAGGCTATCTGGCGAATCCTTTAAAAGCTCATGAAAAAAATACAGATCCAGTTCGATTACTCAATCGTTTATCGAAACGACAAGAAGAGGTGCTAGAATTTCTATATCAAGTTGAAGTTCCATTTGATAATAATTTAGCTGAGCGTGATGTCCGAATGACTAAAACGAAACAAAAAATATCAGGCTGTTTTCGAACAGAAAAAGGGGCTCATTGTTTCGCACGAATCAGAGGATTCATTTCAACTTGTCAAAAGCAAGGATTAACGATCATTGAAAGTATTGAAACCATTTTAAGAGGAAATACGATTCAATTTTCATAA
- a CDS encoding YesL family protein — MGNLFEYNSPVSKALTNICYSAYLNILWFIFSIPIFTIGASTTALYSVSLKIVRNEEGNLTKDFIKSFKQNFKQSTSVWIILTLLGTLLLIDGYILYHKGLDNIFWTILLASYFVACVAYLLISLYIYPLISKFENKTLYVFKNALIIGLRFLMCSAVITFIHFIIFYTIIFIFTPLIIFGMGITALISSYLMSNIILQCEQKTKRLDEQKLV; from the coding sequence ATGGGTAATCTATTCGAGTATAACAGTCCTGTTTCAAAAGCACTCACAAACATCTGCTACAGTGCTTATTTAAATATTTTATGGTTTATATTTTCAATTCCTATCTTTACTATCGGAGCCTCAACGACAGCTTTATATAGTGTCTCACTAAAAATTGTTCGTAATGAAGAAGGTAATCTTACTAAAGATTTCATTAAATCTTTTAAACAAAATTTTAAACAAAGTACTTCTGTTTGGATAATTTTAACACTTTTAGGTACCCTTCTTTTAATTGATGGTTACATTTTATATCATAAAGGTCTAGATAATATTTTTTGGACCATCCTATTAGCCTCGTATTTCGTAGCTTGTGTAGCTTATCTTCTCATTAGCCTTTATATTTATCCATTAATTTCTAAATTTGAAAATAAAACACTCTATGTATTTAAAAATGCTTTAATAATTGGACTTCGTTTTTTAATGTGTAGCGCTGTTATCACTTTCATTCATTTTATCATTTTTTATACAATTATATTTATTTTCACACCACTTATTATCTTTGGCATGGGAATCACAGCATTAATTAGTTCTTATTTAATGTCTAATATTATACTTCAATGTGAACAGAAAACTAAAAGGCTTGACGAACAAAAACTAGTCTAG
- a CDS encoding LacI family DNA-binding transcriptional regulator — MSNRVTIQDIADALGISRNTVSKALNNTGVIAEATREKVMQKAIEMGYKQFSIAEFSNFNNFNDLVSNSIKQSEIILLTSTFLNNSHFASLMLDKFQRELSQLNYTLTIIRVLPEELSSLKLPSSFNKHTCAGIICFEMFDKDYNHMISNLNIPILFVDSHVLTSNPINSDFLYMENTSGIQQLISEMVHRGKRKIGFIGEINHCQSFYERYLAFRNGLLFHNIEYYDKFCFTNHNVDKSLQTQSSYLEYLHNCLDNLDELPDLFICANDFIALDVISVLKIKGYKVPDDVLLCGFDNSPESRIISPPLTTIHIHSQIMGVCAAELLFSRIKEPTLNYRKMYTETTLILRESTNH; from the coding sequence ATGTCAAATAGAGTAACAATTCAAGATATTGCTGATGCTTTAGGTATTTCTAGAAATACTGTTTCTAAAGCACTTAATAATACTGGAGTTATAGCAGAAGCAACTAGGGAAAAAGTTATGCAAAAAGCTATAGAAATGGGATATAAACAATTTTCAATCGCAGAATTTTCAAACTTTAATAATTTCAACGATCTAGTTTCTAATTCTATAAAACAAAGTGAAATCATTTTATTAACATCCACCTTCTTAAATAATTCACACTTTGCATCATTAATGCTTGATAAATTTCAACGTGAATTATCACAATTAAATTATACGCTTACAATCATCAGAGTTTTACCTGAAGAATTAAGCTCATTAAAACTTCCCTCTTCTTTTAACAAACATACTTGTGCTGGGATTATTTGTTTTGAAATGTTTGATAAAGATTATAATCATATGATTAGTAATTTAAATATCCCTATCTTATTCGTAGATTCACATGTTCTAACATCAAATCCTATCAATTCCGATTTCCTGTATATGGAAAACACATCAGGAATTCAACAACTTATTTCAGAAATGGTTCATCGTGGCAAAAGAAAAATAGGTTTCATTGGAGAAATTAATCACTGTCAATCTTTCTATGAACGCTACCTAGCATTTCGTAATGGTCTATTGTTTCATAATATAGAGTATTATGATAAATTCTGTTTTACAAATCATAATGTAGATAAATCGCTTCAAACACAAAGTTCATATTTGGAATACTTGCACAATTGCCTTGATAATTTAGATGAGTTACCTGATTTATTTATATGTGCAAATGATTTTATTGCATTAGATGTTATTAGCGTTTTAAAAATTAAAGGCTATAAGGTTCCCGATGATGTTCTTTTATGTGGATTTGATAATTCTCCTGAATCAAGGATTATATCTCCTCCACTAACAACTATTCATATCCACAGTCAAATAATGGGGGTTTGTGCTGCTGAACTATTATTTTCAAGAATTAAAGAACCTACTTTAAATTACCGTAAGATGTATACCGAAACAACACTCATACTTAGAGAATCAACAAATCACTAA
- a CDS encoding TM2 domain-containing protein, with translation MYCRHCGKELNENADYCTSCGVSTNKGNAYCSFCGAETNEAADVCVKCGAKLKKLNGEPKSKIVAGLLGVFLGAFGIHRFYLGYTTIGVVQLILSVLLGFFTCGVTTAIVGLWGFIEGILIICGTVITTDSDGNLLQ, from the coding sequence GTGTATTGTCGTCATTGTGGGAAAGAATTGAATGAAAATGCTGATTATTGTACAAGTTGTGGAGTGTCAACGAACAAAGGGAATGCTTACTGTTCGTTTTGTGGAGCAGAGACGAATGAGGCAGCTGACGTTTGTGTAAAATGTGGAGCCAAGTTAAAAAAATTAAATGGAGAGCCTAAGTCAAAAATTGTAGCGGGACTATTAGGAGTGTTCTTAGGAGCATTTGGGATTCATCGTTTTTACTTAGGCTATACAACAATTGGAGTCGTTCAATTAATATTAAGTGTTCTACTTGGATTTTTTACATGTGGTGTGACAACTGCGATTGTTGGTCTATGGGGATTTATTGAAGGTATCTTAATTATTTGCGGAACAGTAATTACGACAGATAGCGATGGAAATTTACTACAGTAA
- a CDS encoding DUF2752 domain-containing protein encodes MKFRYYRLICYVVGLIVIYLIPLGAIENHRLCLWYHLFQVDCFGCGFTRSFFCFMNGELLKAISYNKMVLFVPLGWAIVIQDSWMIMTKSNRLSLLERTFMHGARWLYPNLNRFKKLN; translated from the coding sequence ATGAAATTTCGGTATTATCGACTCATATGTTATGTTGTAGGACTCATTGTTATTTATTTGATTCCATTAGGAGCTATTGAAAACCATCGATTATGTCTATGGTATCATTTATTTCAAGTCGATTGTTTTGGGTGTGGGTTTACCCGTTCCTTTTTTTGTTTCATGAACGGGGAGCTTTTGAAAGCTATTAGTTATAATAAAATGGTCCTATTCGTTCCATTGGGGTGGGCAATTGTGATTCAAGATAGTTGGATGATCATGACCAAATCAAATCGATTGAGTTTACTGGAACGAACCTTTATGCATGGAGCACGATGGTTATATCCTAATTTGAATCGCTTTAAAAAACTTAACTAA
- a CDS encoding helicase-related protein has translation MKKNRKDNREFKQLKEQLIGTRQVVKHTKIGNLWTHESAVRKKLKQLSQMDGRSIKGFDNLVMDYRELLDEISQRLLADYNEKNQTQFKFDEIAQEYETEYLSSGILTALVSSHIPTLMAEAFQTHFPHNPKDEYPEARALKRKVYLHLGQTNTGKTYQAIQRLKQSTNGIYLAPLRILALEIFERLNEEGISCDLLTGEEEVLIEGANHQSSTIEKLNLNETYEVAVIDEIQMIGDSQRGAAWTRALLGLRCPEIHLCGALNSKEVLVEILKDCGDDYEIIEYIRQVPLEIVKEPFKLSDAQVGDAFILFSKRKVLELAKFYRESGIKASVIYGDLPPEVRKMQYHDFINQQNIILVSTDAIGMGVNLPIRRIIFMSLQKFDGEEERWLTSQEVKQIAGRAGRKGLYEVGYVCSYGRGYSFLKEKIEMEDDPIQEAVMGPSEAILEIEGLPLKEKLALWSTTAIDVEWYRKMDIRDYILILDKIRRYHLSEEDQWRLMKLPMDVHNEEIIATLLAYIENYFIQDQDELPKPYQKEESLRTLETYYQKVNLYYSFCKNFDIPFDLDWVYEERLRVSERINEFLVNGKY, from the coding sequence GTGAAAAAAAATCGCAAAGATAATCGAGAGTTTAAACAATTAAAAGAGCAATTAATCGGGACACGTCAAGTCGTTAAGCATACAAAAATCGGAAACCTTTGGACACATGAATCAGCGGTCCGAAAAAAGCTAAAGCAACTTTCTCAGATGGATGGTCGCTCCATTAAAGGGTTTGATAACTTGGTGATGGATTATCGTGAGCTTCTTGATGAGATTTCACAACGACTACTTGCAGATTATAATGAAAAGAACCAAACACAATTTAAGTTCGATGAAATTGCTCAAGAATATGAAACTGAATATTTATCATCAGGTATTTTAACGGCTTTAGTAAGTAGTCACATCCCAACACTAATGGCTGAAGCCTTTCAAACACATTTTCCGCATAATCCTAAAGATGAGTATCCAGAAGCAAGAGCACTTAAGCGAAAAGTCTACCTCCATTTAGGCCAAACAAATACTGGAAAAACATATCAAGCCATTCAACGATTAAAACAAAGTACAAATGGAATTTATTTAGCGCCCTTAAGAATTTTAGCGTTAGAGATTTTTGAGCGTTTGAATGAAGAAGGTATTTCATGTGATTTATTAACAGGTGAAGAAGAAGTACTCATTGAAGGTGCGAATCATCAAAGTTCGACCATCGAAAAACTAAACCTTAATGAGACGTATGAAGTTGCTGTGATAGATGAAATCCAAATGATTGGTGATTCTCAACGCGGGGCAGCTTGGACACGAGCTTTACTTGGTTTAAGATGTCCAGAAATTCATCTCTGTGGTGCACTCAATTCAAAAGAGGTACTAGTGGAAATTTTAAAGGATTGCGGGGATGACTATGAAATTATTGAGTACATACGTCAAGTTCCACTTGAGATTGTTAAAGAGCCCTTTAAGTTAAGTGATGCGCAAGTTGGAGATGCCTTTATTCTATTTTCTAAACGAAAAGTATTAGAGTTAGCAAAGTTCTATCGTGAAAGTGGGATTAAGGCAAGTGTTATTTATGGTGATTTACCTCCAGAAGTACGTAAGATGCAATACCATGATTTTATTAATCAACAGAATATTATTCTTGTTTCAACTGACGCCATTGGGATGGGGGTCAATTTACCGATTAGACGAATTATATTTATGAGTCTTCAAAAATTTGATGGAGAAGAAGAACGTTGGCTAACATCCCAAGAAGTGAAGCAAATTGCAGGACGTGCAGGACGAAAAGGGCTTTATGAAGTGGGTTATGTTTGTTCGTATGGAAGAGGATACTCCTTCTTAAAAGAAAAAATTGAAATGGAAGATGACCCGATTCAAGAGGCAGTCATGGGACCAAGTGAAGCCATTTTAGAAATTGAGGGGCTACCTTTAAAAGAAAAACTCGCCCTTTGGAGTACAACGGCTATTGATGTTGAATGGTACCGAAAAATGGATATCCGAGATTACATTTTGATTTTAGATAAAATTAGACGCTATCATTTAAGTGAAGAAGATCAGTGGCGTCTGATGAAATTACCAATGGATGTTCATAATGAGGAGATTATCGCAACCTTACTTGCCTATATTGAGAATTATTTTATTCAAGATCAGGATGAACTTCCAAAACCTTATCAAAAAGAAGAAAGTTTACGAACACTTGAAACGTATTATCAGAAAGTAAATCTGTATTACTCTTTCTGTAAAAATTTCGACATTCCCTTTGATTTAGACTGGGTATATGAAGAACGACTTCGAGTAAGTGAACGAATCAATGAATTTTTAGTAAATGGTAAATATTAA
- a CDS encoding biotin--[acetyl-CoA-carboxylase] ligase, whose product MGLKQEILKLLEENREQYLSGQEIANRLSFSRTAVWKSIKALKEDGYEIDAISNKGYRLDTTCDLLSAEGIRCYLSSDYHNVPIEVHQQIDSTNTEAKKQAMNGAPHGTVILAEEQTAGRGRLGRTFYSPKGTGIYMSMILRPNLHLSQSIHVTTSVAVAICQVIERLTNQKPQIKWVNDIYLNQQKICGILTEAVTDFESGNVEYLILGIGLNVHTKHFPVELQAIAGSLNPEVVTRNQICAHLLNEIFPLCEDFSHPFLLDEYKSRSNVLGKWITFMQNQQRYEALAEDIDAQGGLKVRLKSGEQMTLNSGEISIQWI is encoded by the coding sequence ATGGGATTAAAACAAGAGATATTGAAATTATTAGAGGAAAATCGTGAACAATATTTATCTGGACAAGAGATTGCGAATCGCCTCTCCTTTAGTCGAACAGCTGTCTGGAAGTCTATAAAGGCATTAAAAGAGGATGGATATGAGATTGATGCTATTTCAAATAAAGGATATCGATTAGATACGACGTGTGATTTATTATCAGCTGAAGGAATTCGATGTTATTTATCATCGGATTATCACAACGTACCTATAGAGGTGCATCAACAGATTGATTCAACGAATACGGAAGCAAAGAAACAAGCGATGAATGGAGCACCTCATGGGACTGTGATATTAGCCGAAGAGCAAACAGCTGGACGTGGACGTTTAGGAAGAACGTTTTATTCTCCTAAAGGAACAGGCATTTATATGAGTATGATTTTACGTCCCAATTTACATCTTAGTCAATCGATTCACGTCACGACTTCAGTTGCGGTGGCCATCTGCCAAGTGATTGAAAGGTTAACGAATCAAAAACCACAAATTAAATGGGTCAATGATATTTATTTAAATCAACAGAAAATTTGTGGGATTTTAACAGAAGCAGTGACAGATTTTGAAAGTGGGAATGTAGAATATCTGATTTTAGGGATTGGTTTGAATGTTCATACTAAACACTTTCCAGTTGAGCTACAAGCGATTGCAGGCTCTTTGAATCCAGAGGTAGTCACTCGCAATCAAATATGTGCTCATTTGTTAAATGAAATTTTTCCACTTTGTGAGGATTTCAGTCATCCATTTTTACTCGATGAGTACAAATCAAGATCTAATGTATTAGGGAAGTGGATCACATTCATGCAAAATCAACAGAGGTATGAAGCTTTAGCAGAAGATATTGATGCTCAAGGAGGACTAAAAGTTCGATTGAAAAGTGGAGAGCAGATGACCTTGAATTCAGGTGAAATTTCAATTCAATGGATATAA
- a CDS encoding ABC transporter permease: MENSAHVLGNNQVKKRGRQLKKRGRSKETILYIKSHWQLYVIFLLPALLLTLVFKYLPMGGVLIAFQDYNPIKGILGSEFVGFEHFIRFMKSPDFILYLVNTLKLSIYGLLWGFPVPIILAFLLNRISSSKIRQKVQLVLYLPNFISVIVLCGIIRILLSVNGPLNLFFNTDIDFMTMPSAFRTIYIASGIWQTAGWASIMYTAALSNASKELKEAAIIDGANIFQQIKAVEWPAIKDIVVIQFILAAGNVMSIGFEKAYALQTDLNLQASEIISTYVYKIGLLQGDYGFSTAVGLFNTVINIILLVLVNKIIAKMNDGKGL, from the coding sequence ATGGAAAATAGCGCACATGTTTTGGGAAATAACCAAGTGAAAAAGCGTGGTAGACAACTGAAAAAGCGTGGTAGATCAAAAGAAACAATATTATATATAAAATCCCACTGGCAGTTATATGTGATATTTCTTTTACCAGCTTTATTATTAACATTGGTATTTAAATATTTACCAATGGGAGGGGTATTAATTGCATTTCAAGATTATAATCCGATAAAGGGGATATTGGGAAGTGAATTTGTTGGTTTTGAACACTTCATAAGATTTATGAAATCTCCAGATTTCATTTTATATCTAGTTAATACCTTAAAGTTGAGTATATATGGCCTACTATGGGGGTTCCCAGTACCTATTATCTTAGCTTTCCTATTAAATCGGATTAGTAGTTCTAAAATAAGACAAAAAGTTCAATTGGTATTATATTTACCTAATTTCATATCTGTTATCGTATTGTGCGGTATTATACGAATATTATTATCAGTAAATGGGCCGCTTAATTTATTCTTTAATACAGATATAGACTTTATGACTATGCCCTCAGCATTTCGTACAATTTATATTGCCTCAGGTATTTGGCAAACTGCTGGATGGGCTTCGATTATGTACACGGCTGCACTTTCGAATGCAAGTAAAGAGTTGAAGGAAGCGGCGATTATCGATGGAGCTAATATTTTTCAACAAATTAAGGCTGTTGAATGGCCAGCGATTAAAGATATCGTTGTGATTCAATTTATCTTAGCAGCAGGAAATGTTATGAGTATCGGCTTTGAAAAAGCATATGCGCTGCAAACAGATTTAAACTTACAAGCTTCTGAAATAATATCTACATATGTTTATAAAATCGGATTGCTACAGGGTGATTATGGATTCTCAACAGCAGTAGGATTATTTAATACAGTAATTAATATTATTTTATTAGTTTTAGTGAATAAAATTATTGCTAAAATGAATGACGGAAAAGGATTGTAG
- a CDS encoding biotin transporter BioY: protein MKTKDLTKMAICIALLSVSSYLSFPLPFTPTMVTAQTIMINVSSLLLTPQQVFITVMLYLLMGLLGFPVFAGGGSGLAYIVSPSGGFLLAFLIAAPVISLMRQKVAVNFKRYLQVTVFIGMPIIYFIGAVWMSVVTHMGLIATLNAAVLPFVIGDTLKCIIASTLALRLERLTSSTKWVTSYE from the coding sequence ATGAAAACAAAGGATTTAACAAAAATGGCAATTTGTATAGCCTTACTGAGTGTATCGTCGTATTTATCATTTCCATTACCATTTACACCAACGATGGTTACCGCACAAACAATTATGATTAATGTAAGTTCGTTACTACTCACGCCACAACAAGTATTTATAACTGTAATGTTATATCTTTTGATGGGGTTGCTTGGATTTCCAGTTTTCGCAGGAGGCGGTTCAGGATTAGCTTATATTGTAAGTCCAAGTGGAGGCTTCCTCTTAGCCTTTTTAATAGCTGCTCCTGTCATAAGTCTTATGAGGCAAAAAGTAGCTGTTAACTTTAAACGTTATTTACAAGTGACAGTCTTTATTGGGATGCCAATTATTTATTTCATAGGTGCTGTTTGGATGAGTGTGGTTACCCATATGGGTTTGATTGCGACATTAAATGCTGCGGTTCTTCCTTTTGTGATTGGCGATACGCTGAAGTGTATCATTGCTAGTACACTAGCCTTGCGATTAGAAAGATTAACTTCTAGTACAAAATGGGTGACTTCCTATGAATAG